The following nucleotide sequence is from Solanum dulcamara chromosome 7, daSolDulc1.2, whole genome shotgun sequence.
atcatggaAAGAGATTTTATTAGATTACACCACTCGTCCAAATGTTGCAGCTAAGGTTTCACTTGTGGTCTCTTTTGAAATGCAAACCCCATTTAACACCTCCATCAAAGCATTCCTATGTGCCTCAGAACTCATTAGTAAAGACATTATAGATATATAAGTCGATGTCTTCTTCAGTTGCTCTTCGACTGAATAGTCTTTTGGCTGCATCttccttcaaaatttcatgaCTTTAGCATTGGTAACATTCTTCTTGGGATTTGGTTCCTTCCTAAGAACTCCTCGATTCAGATCCTCTAGAGCATCACACCTTCCCGACCTAGTCATTCCATGAGCCACAGCGGCGTCAATCATCTTGCCCTTGGCTTCTGTTTTATAATCCCATGGGACTCCTTTGGTGTCAAACTCAGCCTTTCTAGCAATTATAATGGTTACTACAACTCTCGGGAGATATATTTGGATAGTAAGAGGTTCCCTTAGTTGAACAATGATAACAGGTTGCATTGGAGATGCAGTGGCAGCTTCTTCGGCGTTCCAGACAATTGCGATAGTTTCTCCCAAGTTGTACTCTTCTTCTAGAGAAATCATGTTGACTTCTCGATTCTTATGATTTGGCAAAGGGTTGTTGTTCACATTTGTAGATGTTTGAGTGTATTTTATTATTCCTCTTCTGATCAAAAACTCAAACTGGTTCTTTAAGCCATAACAATCTTCTGTGTTGTACCATTGGATTCTCGAGTGGTAAGTGCATCGCTTGTTTCCATCAAAATTATAAGGGATTGGCTCGGGGAGTTTTCCCTCAACTGGCTGTAGCACTCCTGCTATCCTCAGTCTTTCAAACAATTGAGCATAAGGTTCAGCAATGGGTGTGTAGGTGCGAGCATTTCTGGCTTCAAGATTTGGACGTGGTCTTGGCACATATGCTGGTCTATTTTGGTGGGTTGGTGCTTGGAGTGGGACATATGGTCTTGTTGGACTTTGGTATGTTGATGCTCGGGGTGGATTATTGTGTGGTCGGGTATTATATACCGGGTACAAGGTGTATAGAGTATGTGCAATAATTTGGAGATTGTTGGGGTATTGGTGGGGTTGTCCTCCATCCTGGTAATTAAAGGCTGAAACATCCTTATTTTTATTCTTGATGCCACTAATGGAGCCTGATTGTATGGACTTACTTGCAGCTTGCAATGCGGCCATAGACTGAATTTTACCCGATTTGATGCCTTCCTCTATAAAATCCCCCATCTTGACCAATTCTGCAAACTTTTGGGCCATCATCGACATCATCTTGTCAAAGTAGATACCTTGTTGAGCTcaaataaagtattttgatagCTCCCTCTCATCCAGTGGTGCTTGAACCCTGGCAGCCTCGATTCTTTAATGTCGTGCATACTCCTGAAAGTCCTCCGATGGTTTCTTCTGTATGTTGGCTAATGAGAACCTGTCCGCAGTGATTTCGGTATTAAATCTGAAGTGATTCATGAAATCCTCAGCCATTTCCTGCCAGTTATACCATTTACGAGGATCCTGGCATGTATACCAAGTCAACGTTTCTCCAGATAGACTTCGAATGAAGAACTTCATTCTTAGCTTCTCATTTCTCCCTACATCGACTAATTTGTCACAGTATGACCTTAAATGTGCATGAGGATCGCTCTTTCCATCAAATATGTCAAACTTTGGGGGCTTGTATTCTACCGGCATGTCAATGTCTGCGTGGATGCATAAGTCATCGTTATCTAGGCTCTTGTTCCCCTAGTAAATTATACGTTTTTAATGCCTTTCTTAGACCTCGAAGTTGGGCGTCTATCGACTCATCTTCTTTCAATCGAGCATCCTTCTCTATCTCTGCATATTGGTCAACCTCATACGGGACCTTGACCCTAGCCGGTGTCATGAAAGTAGGGGCCTCAACGGCATATACAGGCGGTATCTGTGAATCGTAAGGAGCGGCGATGTGTGCTCCAAATATCTGTTGTGTTGCTGGGTAGGTAGGTGTGGTGGGGTCTTGAGTAGGAAGGTCAGGAGCAGTCTTGATTGCAGACGAATGAGCTAATGGTGCTTGACCATGAATGGGAGCACGTTTAGGCATATTTGGAGAATCTGTAGGAGGCAAGTCATCTCTAGGGAAGTAGCTGGGCATCTTGAAAGTTGGGAAGGTAGTAGCCGAAAGCTTGGACAAGTCTCGCACTTGACGTAGTTCCTCTCTCAAAATCTCAAGCTCTTGTGCCATATGAGTCATCTTCTCATCATTTTGGGTGTCAGCCATATTTTGAGAACTTTCAGGATTTTCTACTGGTATCATTATGTTTGCAGCAGCGTTAAATTCTTCTCCACCTGTCATCTTTCCCCTTGATCGAAGGTTGTATCGTGAGTCAGCCAGTTTGCAAGTCGACATAAATCAACGTTCTTTTAGGGAttaatcaaaacaaaataaaataaagtaaaaggaAAGTATGTTAGTTTGGGAGAGATTTAAAAGTACAACAAGTATATAATACACATATATGCTAAGTTAACGACATTCAAATGCATCTTATACGGAGCCTCTTTTTGCTAGAGGACGTCCTACGTTGCAATCATGTTGATGATAAATGGTCCATTAAACACATTTTGGATTTGGAACAAACATAATTTCATTAATCAAAGATGCCTTGGATCTTGCAATAAAGTAGACGGGCGGAAACCTAAAAATGAAAGTACATGAAGGCCATAAGGCGAACAAAGAGATGACAAGTTACAGATAAGAATGAAAATCTAAGGCCATGTTGGAgcgtcatcatcatcatcataatcataataggGCCCTGGATAGTACTCCGAGAATTCGTCAATCTGGTTAGATCCTACCTCTTCGTCGAACCCTATCGAACCATACTCAGAGTGAGGTTCTTCCTCTAGGTCCTCTTCTGGATCTTCTTTTGGATCTTCCTCTTCCGATTTCTCCGGATCTTCACTTGGATCCTCTTCAGGGTCTTCTTCGATCATTGGTATCAAATGATTTACTTATCCTGGAATTATTTAATTGTACATTGGTGTTGCAAATTCCATGTGAGGGAGTACCCTCTCCTTAACCCAATTAACCCACTGGTTGTCCACAACACCTACAATCCCCTTTGTACTTGGTCGAGCTAAATGGCTCACAGTGGTACGCCACACATAATATTTTGGCGTGCACCATTTTTCATTTCCTACTTTCATCGTAATCATGTGATCCCAATCCAATTGCAAATTTATTATCCGCGCTGCTGGGACTAAAATGAGATCATCCTCATGTAATGCCATATTTGCCCATAGTGGTATGTATTGGACAACCCCAAATTATCATAAAACTCGGAGAGGAGCATATAGCTGAATAACTCCTAGCCCGATTAACTCAATGAGATAGAGGTGTTGCGTCCTGGCAAAATCCAATCCTCCCGTCCAATAATACTTCCAGTGGATGGAATCTCCTGTGACATTGGTCAAAAACAAACGCCACTCTTCCTCTCCTATAGGCGTGTCCCAATACCTGAGACAATTATTGTGGCTTTGGATCATATTACGAGCATCTATAGTATAGTCCCTTTGTGGTTCTCGGCAATAGAAGTGCTCTATCTCCCAGATCTATAATAACAAATTACAGCCCCCAAAGAAGTTATGTCCCCTTGTGCATGCTG
It contains:
- the LOC129894696 gene encoding uncharacterized protein LOC129894696, whose product is MSTCKLADSRYNLRSRGKMTGGEEFNAAANIMIPVENPESSQNMADTQNDEKMTHMAQELEILREELRQVRDLSKLSATTFPTFKMPSYFPRDDLPPTDSPNMPKRAPIHGQAPLAHSSAIKTAPDLPTQDPTTPTYPATQQIFGAHIAAPYDSQIPPVYAVEAPTFMTPARVKVPYEVDQYAEIEKDARLKEDESIDAQLRDIDMPVEYKPPKFDIFDGKSDPHAHLRSYCDKLVDVGRNEKLRMKFFIRSLSGETLTWYTCQDPRKWYNWQEMAEDFMNHFRFNTEITADRFSLANIQKKPSEDFQEYARH